In one Chlamydia sp. BM-2023 genomic region, the following are encoded:
- a CDS encoding dicarboxylate/amino acid:cation symporter, whose amino-acid sequence MRKKIVKSNYNLLLLGSMLIGIILGSLNSSIIFQSAEIVSGIFLKLLRFLSLPLVFFAIGSTITSIKNFQVMLSLGRKILYYTLLTTIISASIGLTLFLLIHPIMPLDGALEKISSTNSTGYLKVLANTIPGNILEPFIENNVISATFLAALLGISSLFLPEKEKIFTHNFFSTFFSIFLNIAKGVLKLLIPATLAFSILFYKEISQSQGNLAIFSKYLICVVGANLIQGIIVLPWLLKANKLSPILIARAMSPALITAFFSKSSASTLPLTMELAEEELKIKPNLSRLAFPLCSVINMNGCAAFILITVLFVGMSNGLTFSFISMLGWVFIATLCAIGNAGVPMGCYFLASSLLTSMHVPLHLLGLILPFYTVLDMIETSLNVWSDCCVVSATNKHFSNKLHEID is encoded by the coding sequence ATGAGAAAGAAAATCGTAAAATCGAATTACAACCTCCTACTACTGGGTAGTATGTTAATAGGAATAATTCTCGGCTCATTAAACTCCTCTATAATATTTCAAAGCGCAGAGATTGTATCAGGAATTTTTTTAAAACTCCTGAGATTTTTAAGTCTGCCCCTAGTATTTTTTGCTATTGGCTCTACCATTACCTCTATTAAAAACTTCCAGGTTATGCTATCCCTAGGAAGGAAAATACTATATTACACTCTGCTGACAACAATCATATCCGCTTCTATAGGCCTGACATTATTCTTACTGATCCATCCTATCATGCCGCTGGATGGAGCTCTTGAAAAAATAAGCTCTACAAACTCCACAGGCTACCTTAAAGTATTAGCGAACACCATCCCTGGAAATATTTTAGAGCCATTTATAGAAAATAATGTTATCTCAGCTACATTTTTAGCCGCATTATTAGGAATTTCCTCTCTGTTCCTCCCTGAAAAAGAGAAGATCTTCACTCACAACTTCTTTTCGACCTTTTTCTCTATATTCTTGAATATTGCAAAGGGAGTTCTTAAATTGCTCATCCCAGCTACACTGGCTTTCTCAATCCTGTTTTACAAAGAAATTTCTCAAAGCCAAGGAAACCTGGCTATCTTTAGCAAGTATCTCATTTGCGTGGTAGGAGCTAACCTCATTCAAGGAATTATTGTTTTACCATGGCTCTTAAAAGCAAATAAACTCTCCCCCATTTTAATCGCTCGAGCTATGTCACCAGCATTGATCACAGCCTTCTTCTCTAAGTCTTCAGCCTCCACACTCCCCCTAACAATGGAGTTAGCCGAAGAAGAGCTTAAAATTAAGCCCAACCTATCAAGATTGGCCTTTCCTCTTTGCTCAGTAATCAATATGAACGGGTGTGCTGCCTTTATTTTAATTACCGTCCTCTTTGTAGGGATGTCCAATGGACTGACATTCTCTTTTATCTCAATGCTAGGATGGGTTTTTATCGCAACACTATGCGCTATTGGCAATGCGGGGGTCCCTATGGGATGCTACTTCCTAGCCTCCTCCCTGCTTACATCCATGCATGTTCCCCTGCATTTGTTAGGATTGATCCTTCCATTCTACACGGTGCTAGACATGATCGAGACATCTTTAAACGTCTGGTCTGACTGCTGTGTCGTTAGTGCTACCAATAAACATTTTTCTAATAAGCTTCACGAAATAGACTAA